A DNA window from Pogona vitticeps strain Pit_001003342236 chromosome 2, PviZW2.1, whole genome shotgun sequence contains the following coding sequences:
- the H1-10 gene encoding histone H1.10: MSVELEEADLPLTEAEEAPLAPEKKGASKKAKGGGSALSPSKKKKNSKKKNQPGKYSQLVVETIRKLGERNGSSLAKIYNEAKKVAWFDQQNGRTYLKYSIKALVQNDTLLQVKGTGANGSFKLNRKKLEGGHEGGAGGGGGGGGSGSHAKSHKKAAAGASSAASTSRKVVEKKPVAKSKKLEKKSHKKGGGVAGGAAKKDKVKAKKTAKKSAASPSAKKVKKSAKPKALKSRK; the protein is encoded by the coding sequence ATGTCTGTCGAGCTAGAAGAAGCCGACCTGCCGCTGACCGAGGCGGAAGAGGCGCCGCTGGCTCCGGAGAAGAAAGGCGCGTCGAAGAAAGCCAAGGGAGGCGGTTCGGCCCTCTCCCcctccaagaagaagaagaacagtaaGAAGAAGAACCAGCCGGGCAAATACAGCCAGCTGGTGGTGGAGACGATCCGCAAGCTGGGCGAGCGGAACGGCTCCTCGCTGGCCAAAATCTACAACGAGGCCAAAAAAGTGGCCTGGTTCGACCAGCAGAACGGGCGGACCTACCTCAAGTACTCCATCAAGGCGCTGGTGCAGAACGACACTTTGCTCCAGGTGAAGGGGACCGGCGCCAACGGCTCCTTCAAGCTCAACCGGAAGAAGCTGGAGGGCGGCCACGAAGGGGGAGCCgggggcggcggaggaggaggaggctcgggCTCCCACGCCAAGTCGCACaagaaggcggcggcgggggcctCCTCGGCGGCGTCCACTTCGCGGAAGGTGGTGGAGAAGAAGCCTGTGGCCAAGAGCAAAAAGCTGGAGAAGAAGTCGCACAAGAAAGGCGGCGGCGTCGCGGGCGGGGCCGCCAAGAAGGACAAGGTGAAGGCCAAGAAGACGGCCAAGAAAAGCGCCGCCTCGCCCAGTGCCAAGAAGGTGAAGAAGTCGGCCAAGCCCAAGGCGCTGAAGAGCAGGAAGTGA